GAAGCAGCAGGAGGCCCTGCCCTTTCTGGACGGGCACCTCCGCTGCGTGTGTCCACGCGCGAGGCAGCGGAAGCAGCGGGCTGGTCTGTTAGCCAACAGCTCAGCCCGTACGGAGAACCACATTCCCACTGTGATCCTCCTTGCCTCCGCCACCTTAACAGCAGCCCTGGCCGGGCATTGCACCCACACTGTGCGCAACCTACGCACAGCGGGGCGCAGCGGACCCACTCGAATCTCCGATTCGGAGCATTCGTCATTGGCAGCAATTGCCTGGCGGATCTCCTTCTCGGAGATCGATTCCTCAACCCCCTTTAGCCGGAGGTCAAGACGCTTTGTCGGTCGTGTGACCCTGATGCCCTCAAAGTTTTCCTTGAGGGCCATCTGGAGGACCGTGGTTAGACGATCCGCCTTTGCCTCCGCCTCCGGACCGCCTCCTGGTATTTCCAGGAAGAGGCCCCCACCACCAAAAACTCCCTTGGTCTTGATACACTCAATGCCAAGTTCGCTCACGCTGAATTCCCGCCTCGCGGCGGCCAATGCTCCGGACAGATTATCCTGCCCCATCAGCATCACTGCCGCGGAGCGAGGGAGGCGTTTCCACGCTTCCTTGGCCAGGCTCTTCCCGGGTGCCGCCCCCTTAGGGGCCACCCTCTGCGGAGCCTGCCTAAACCGGCCGGGAGGAGTGGGGGGACCAAATCCCACTCCCCCCTTCCCAGCCTTTTTTTCTCGGGCAACGGTGTTCCAATCATTTGGGGCCACCGCCGCCGGATTAGCATCCCCagcagggggggggggacaaaTGGGATTGGCGGGAGACCCCGGCGGGGGTTGGGAAACATTCCCACTTCCCCAAGGAACCGCCATCCCAGTCCTcccttttctcttcttcttcctccccCCGCTACCCCGAGCTACCCCCCAGTGGGGGACACCCGAGGGCGGGAAGAGGTAGGGGCTGGAGGAGGGGAGGGGGCATTGCTACTCTCTCCTCCAGGCCCTTTAGTCTGTCCCTGATCTCCGCCAGGGTCACCGCAAGTTCCCCCGACGGAGGTTGGGGGGATCTCCTCCCTCCCTCAACCACCTCCACGGCGGCCTCCCCGTCATCCCCCGGGGAGACGGGCCTCTCGCCCGCCCTGGTATTGGCGAGTTCCGCCTGAAGTTTCCGGGTCCTGCGCTGGAGACGGCCATTCTCAGCCTTGAGGGACTCCATGTCCCTCTCCAACGCCAGGACCCTTTCCCTCCAATAGCCCGGGTCTCCGCCCTCAGAGGCCCTAGCGGCCATGGTCCGAACGACCTCTCTGAGGACGTAGACCCCTAGCTTGAGCTTACCGCTCAACTCCCCTTTTAAGTTTGCGGCACGCTGCCGCACCTCCTCGATGGAGAGGAGCCCCTGATCGATGTTTCTCAACATCTCGTCAGTCGTGCCCCTCTCCATCTTCCTTATCTCTTCCTCCGCCCTTCTCTTCTGCGGGCCGGAGAAGCTAGGTGGTACCACCTCCGCAAATGGGTTGCCCCCCGCGGGGCCCCCAACGTCCTGATTTGCGGCCGCACCCTCCGACGCACTTTCCGTCGCCGAGGTGCCCATCTCCCTCTCCCCGTCGTCGGAGTCCGACTCCAACGCCGCCAGGGGAGGGGCGGGTTTGAACGGACCAGATCCGTCCTTCCGCGGCCTCCCCTGGCCTCTCCTCAGTGAGAGGAGCCGCCCGCCAGCCATCCTTGCCGTAGCGCGCCGCCGCACGGCGTCCGTCCCCGGCGAGGATCTACGGTCCCTGCTGTTGGGGGACTCACCAAGTTCCCCCTCCAACAACTCTTGTATGGGGAGATCCTCCACCGCGGGAGAAGTTCtcctctccccctcctcctccgaTGAAACAGGGTGGGTCTCGGGCGACTCGCCTTCACCCCCCCTAAGTGTGAGAGGGGGGAATAATCCCCCGCACTCCTCCACAGAGTCAGCCAGTCCACCATCAAAGACCGATTCCACCGCGGGGCTCGACGTCAACCCCGCGGCTAGTCCTACGTCGGATGACGACGCGGCGGAGGCAGGGACGATACCCCCATCCGCGCCGGCAGCTAAGCAAACGGCATTATTACATCCTCTAACCTAATCtaacttaatataatttttctcactttAGTACATACCTTtagtacaaatataatttattaattttattttaaattagtttcacATTAGCTTAagtcagtgctcggaattagtctgaacatttcagccgatttccgtggtatacgcctcctttcctctccttaccgcgcgcgccgcagccgctagagccagcgccgccgagcgttaggagcgacactatctgattatgagtgggttcttttccctatttattaaaattttaaaaaatgtattaaaatttattaaaaataaattttttatttttaaatttattaagtggaaatatttcaatagatttccacgtcacccatgagatactaatgctgacgcgtttttttaaaaatggtttcccccgtagacctattccactaaagataaaaataaattcttaatttaaaaaaaaatatatatgtaaaagagattttcttaattagattttcttagccttttatgagaataaacaattgatgcaataatgtagataaaaaccactttttgaaaaacgtgttagtattagtacctcatgggtgacgtagaaatctattaaaatatttccacttaataaatttaaaaaaaaatttatttttaataaattttaataaatttttttaaattttaataaatagggagaagaacctactcatagaacctaatcagatagtgccgctcctaacgctcggcggcgctggccctagcggctgcggcgcgcgctgtaaggagaggaaaggaggcgtataccacggaaatcggctgaaatgttcagactaattccgagcactggcttaagttattattttacacgtataaattttacaataaaatttaattaaattacttacttgtaaattatattcttgaaaAGCTGCATGTGTTCGCACACATAACCATTACGCTACACGTGTAACAGCAAACAACGTACGTGACCGAATTCCCGTCGAACTAGTAATGCGCATTGCGTATACTTCTGCGCAGATTCTTTTTAAGTGCATGTTTCACAACTTAAAGCTATCACACAATGGAAAAATAAggaataagaaataagaaataaacgaGTCGATCAGTCATGATTAATCAActcgtttttatttcttgtttcttatttcttatttcttattccttatttaatttttcattaagcaCATAATGgcctttaaaaatatattgcaattaattttgtggtttttattttataattaatttataattatacactattaagaagtaaaaataattatactataaatttatttggacAATCTTAAGACGTTTTCAAAATGACGTCTTTAGCTGGTCTAAGAAATGACGTCTTATAAACGTCCATTATTAGTCGTCGACGTCATAGTCCaaaaatgactaaaaataGACGTCATTATGTCGTCTTCTGACGTCACCTTGCTACTTGGGTTTTAGCTTGCGGAAAGAAGTTTTTCTACGGGAAATCTCATAAAAAAAGGAGCCATAGAAATGGCAAAAGCTTTCAATCTTAATGAAACTGCACAATACTTTGATACCGTATCTTTATCATCACAAACAGTTTCTCGAGGAATCAGTGTCATTGGTAATCACCTCGAGTGTTAACGATTGAACCTCGCGCAGCGTGCGTTATTTCGTCTTTATAAGTTTTctcatttttgtattaattcgTTACCTTatacattgtaataaattcCTAGTAACGGGCGGAATATGATCATGTTTAACTTTCGAGCATTCGCTTAGAGAAAGCAGCGGAAAAACATGCCTCGGTAAACAATCTTGAGTGAGTCGCTggtattgtttttatttttctttctaacaACGAAGGCCACGAGAAGAGCGTTGAAAAGCCGAAAACTTCAAAACGATCAGAGATAGCGTTCCCCTCTCTGGCGCTTGAATTTAAGTCTGCACAAATCATAAGAGACCATACGGCCCTCTCTCCGCTGTGAAAAAGACGTTCGCATGCAGATCCACAGGACAATCGCTCACTTGGTCACTTTTGCGAATTCAGAAGCTTTCTTCAATTCCGAGTGAGAAGACGCTTCAAGTCGCCGAGTtctattagttattttttcactttcttCTCAAGCGTACGAAAGCTCAGTTTCGGGCCTCGATATTAGCTGTTTCTCGATTCTTTCGTCTTATTGCGAGATTTAGATTCTTGTCGCGTGAACTTATTCGACGGGCCTAACCGCCAGCGAACCTTTTGTTAATTCGTTTAATTAgttgttgaaaataaagtgCATTATTCTGCGAATATCAACGCTCTACGAACATTTATCGCGGCCATTTGATTTGGTCCGTTTCCGCCGCATCCGCGGGTCCTTACTTCTCGCTCACTTATTTCTATCtggctttctctctcgctcggtCGCTGCTTCGTGCAACAGCTAGcgttctttctccttctcgctCCTTTCGTTGCTCGCTCCGTACCTTCCTTTCCGCCAAACTGACCTTTCGCTCTCTCTGAGCGCACCTGGTAATTCTCTGCTCCGATCGGAGTCTCATCCCAATCGTGAACATAAATTTGGTCCTTCGAACCGGATTAAGGGCAATCAGTGCGGAGCGTTAAAGTGAGTGGACAATAAGTAACAATTCGGCATATCACCATGAGTGAACTTTTAGCGAAACAGCACGCGTTGTTTCATTCAATCTCACGGTCACTCGACAATTTTCGAAAGGTCGGGAAAAACAATTATACACCCGCAAAAATACGGTCGCGAGTGTCCGCCCTAAAAGAAACTTGGGCTCAGTGCATTGAGACACATTCATCCTTGATGCAAGCCGTGCCAGAAGCAAAGAGGGAGTCGGTCGACTACTTCCGGAGTCAGCTTTTCGACATGCACGAAGACGTTTATCAGGAGACCCTGGACTACATGGCGGAGCGCCTCGAGGAGATCGAACCGCCGATGACTTCCAACTCGGCAAATCATCGCAACAGTGGGTCTCCGTCGGCCTTTTCGCTGTCTCATTTGCCACCCATCAGCATTCCACCGTTTTCGGGCAAGTACGACGAATGGGAAAGTTTTTGCGATCGTTTTTCGTCGttcattatcaataataaagacTTGTCCGCGTTCGCGCGCATGCATTTCTTATCATCAAGCTTGACCGGGCGCGCTCTGGACGCGATTAAGAACATTCCAGTAACAGCCGACAATTTCGAGATCGCTTAGAAAACTTTTGTGTCGCGCTATGAGAACAAACGTCGCTTGGTCGACATTCATGCCGTCGCGCTGTGTAATCTTCCGAGTGTTTTACGCGAGTCAGCTTCGGAGTTAAACGAATTGCGAGATAAAACAAATCAAGCAATTGCGTTGCTGAAAACTCTCAAGCGATCGTCCGAAGACATTTTAAACGATCTTCTCGTGTATACCGTTTCGCAAAAACTCGATCCTGCTACGTGAAAAGCGTGGAAGCTCAAAGGGGTGAACGAAACGGCTATTTTGTCATACGCAGACCTCGATCGCTTCATCGCCTCTCGCGCTCGCGCTCTCGAGGAATTGGCGCCTCCAAGCGCGACGAAACTCGCACGGTCGCAAAAGGCAACGAGCGCGACGGCGTCCGCAACGTCTGCAATCTCGTGCCCACTGTGCAAATCGGCTCATTTTATAAACAAGTGTCCGCAGTTTATCAAAAAAAGCCCGACTCAACGTGCGGAAATTATCAAAAGCAGCAACCGTTGCATAAACTGCTTGAGCACCAAACACGCGGTAAAATCGTGCCCCAGGGTGTACGCCTGTCGCACGTGTCAGCGAAAGCATCACTCGATGTTACATCTCAATGCGGATTCTCCATCAATCGAAGCAGCCAGCCCGCTCGACTCCGATGCGCAAGCAAAGACCGCTGATACTGCGGCTGGCACTGCATTAAATATGACGACAATAACTTTTTCGCGACCTCACGTGCTGCTAGCGACCGCTAAAGTCCAGGCTCGGACAGTATCAGGTCGTGCCATCGTCGTTCGAGCATTAATCGATCAAGGCTCGGAAATAACCTTTATGACCAAACGACTTGCGCGGCTCCTGAAAGTGCGCCGCGTTCGCGCGCCGGTTGCCATTTCCGGCGTCGGAGGCATCGACGCTGGCACTTGTTGTTACGCCGCCAACATTATTCTTTCTCCTTGCGACAACTCGAAGCCGGTCCTCGAGATTTGCGCGTCTATATTAAAGTCGCTTACGAGCTACGCACCGTCACCTGCAGTCTCTCCCGTCAATTGGGATCATCTCGCGGATCTTTCCCTAGCGGATCCGGATCTCCTCAGCGCAGATCCAATTGATCTTCTTTTAGGCGCCGATCTTTATAGTAATCTGATTCTCGAGGGCGTGCAAAAGGGCAAAAGCGGCCAACCTGTGGCGCAAAAGACCGTCTTTGGATGGATCATCTCGGGCTCGACGGCGACTCGTAAGGCCTCACGTAACGTCACCGTCCTGTATTGCGCAAACAATCCATCACTCGACCAGCTTCTCCAGAATTTTTGGGAGATCGAGGAGCTGCCGCGACAGACACTATTCAGCCCCGAGGAGCAGCAGTGCGAGGAGCATTTTGCGTCGACACATTCGCGCGATTCGAACGGTTGGTACATCGTGCGTCTCCCATTCAAGCGAGGCCCTCCGATCGAAATTGGAAGCTCGCACGGGACCGCCAAACGCCTTTTGCAAGGATTGCAGCGACGCTTCAATGGACATCCGCAATTAAAAACGGAATATAGCGACTTTCTTAGCGAGTATAAGCAAATGGGACACATGCGAACAATATCGTCTCCCGGGCCCGACTCGGCGCAATGCGTCTACATTCCGCATCATCCGGTCATTCGCGAGAGCAGCGTTACCACGCATTTGCGCGTCGTTTTTAACGCCTCGAGTCGCACTAGTGATGGATCGTCGCTAAATGATCATTTGCTCGCGGGTCCGAAATTACAGACCGACTTAGCCGCTGTAATTCTACGATGGAAACAGTTTTGCTACGTTTACGCTGCCGATATCGCTAAAATGTATCGCCAAATACGGGTAGATCCTCGCGACGTCGACTACCAGCGAATCTTGTGGTTTCGTGATGACGACCAGAGTGTTCAAGCATATCAGCTGCTTACGGTGACATACGGTACGGCGTCGGCTCTATTTTTAGCACTTTGCGTGCTTCGTCAGCTCGCTCAAGACGAAGGAGATGCGTTTTTCTTGGCTGTCTCAGTGCTCCAAGATCACATCTACGTCGATGTCCTCTTCGGGGCGGACGACAGCTTAAACGATGCTTAAACAAATACGCGATCAACTGTGCGCATTGTTAGTTCAGGGCCGGTTCGAATTGTGGAAATGGGTCGGCAATTCTTCCAAATTATTGAGCGACATCGCCGTCGAAAATCACGGGTTAGCTTGCACTAAAATTCTACAGGCCGATGAGCACATAAAAATTCTAGGTATTAGATGGAATCCGGCTGCGGACGTATTCGAATTTCGCGTGTTGCTTCCTCTCTCGATTCCGAACACAAAACGTGCGATCTTGTCCACCATCGCGAAACTGTTCGATCCACTCGGTTGGAGCACGCCCGTGACAGTTACAGCTAAGATCCTTCTCCAAAAACTGTGGCAGCTTAAAGTGGATTAGGACGAAGCTATTCCATCGTCATTGATCAGCCATTGGGAGTCCATAAAAACTTCGCTGGTTGACTTAAACGGGCAGCGACTCGCTCGCTGGATACAGCTAGGATCCGATACGATGGAGTGCGAGCTTCACGGCTTCTCTGACGCGTCTACTACTTCCTACGCCGCCGCCGTTTATATTCGGCTCACATCCATTTCCGGGGAAATAACTTCCGCGTTGCTTGTCGGAAAGTCGAAAGTCGCGCCGATCAAATCCTTGAGTATTCCTCTGTTAGAATTAGCCGCGGCCGTCCTGCTGTCTCGGTTGATGGAATTTGTGCGTAACTCTCTCCGTCTCACCACAGCTTCGTGTCATTGCTGGACGGATTCAACCGTCGTGCTTGCGTGGGTGAGTCAACAGCCGTCGAGGTGAAAGATTTTCGTGGCAAATCGCGTGTCCGAAATCCAATCCCGGATTCCATTCGCCTCCTGGAAACATGTTCCAACCGGGGACAATCCTGCCGATTGCGCGTCTCGCGGAATTCTCGGCAGCCAGCTCGCTGCTCACAAACTTTGGTGGCAGGGACCAACGTGGTTGCGTCTTCCGACATCTGAATGGCCCGCGCCAGTTGACTCTTCGTCAGAACCGTCTCTCGAATAGCGACCTTGCGCCGCCGCTCATGTCGTAACTCCGCCTGAGCCGTGGGATCTATCGAAGCGCTATTCCTCATGGCCTAAACTCATACGCGTTACCGCGTACATTATGTGCTTCACTCGTCGGCTTCGTCATCAGGCGATGCATCATGTAACGCTCGATGAGGCTCCATCCGCCCTGTCGGCGAACGAATGCCGAACCGCGCGAGATTTCTGGCTCCAGCGCGTTCAGGAGGAATTATTTCCAATAGAGCGAAAAGCGCTACAAAATCAAAAGGCTGTGTCCTCAAAGAGCCGACTTCTCTCGTTCAATCCTTTCCTGGgcaaagataaattaatttgcgtTGGCGGGCGGTTGTCCAACGCTCTCATTGCTCTTCCGCGCAAACATCCCATCATTCTCGCGTCGCATCCACTGGTAACGCTCCTAGCTCACTACGCTCATCTGCGATCCCTTCACGCCGGCACACAACTCACGCTCGCAACAGTGCGTTGGGAATTCTGGATAATCCGAGCTCGAAGCGTGGTAAAAGCGGTGATAAACCAGTGCATAGTCTGCACTCGAGAAAAGGCGGCGACACCAACGCAGTTGATGGGCAACTTGCCGACGGTGCGAGTCGCGCCTCCCGCACGCGCGTTCTTGCATTGCGGTGTTGATTACGCCGGTCCGGTCTCAATTCGAGCGATGTCCGGCCGCGGCGTTAAATCACGCAAGGCGTACATCGCTGTTTTCGTATGTATGGCGACTCGCGCTATCCATCTAGAAGTTGTCGAGGGCTATGCCACCTCGGCCTTTCTATGAGCTTACTCTCGATTTTGCGCACGACGAGGACTTCCAGAGTTCATGTACTCCGACAACGGAACTACCTTCGTAGGGGCCGATCGCGAGTTATCTATGGCATTCCGAGCGGCCCTTCGCGAGCCTGAATTTCTAAATATCACGGCCACGGATAACGTAACATGGCGTTTTATTCCTCCATCGGCTCCACATTTCGGAGGGCTCTGGGAGGTAGGTGTCCGAAGCGTAAAACATCACCTCCGTAGGATAGTCGGGTCTTACACTTTGACCTTCGAAGAATTTGCTACCGTGCTCTGTAACATCGAAGCATGTCTAAATTCGCGGCCACTCGCACCGCTTACTGATACCGTCGACGATTACGAGCCGCTCACGCCAGGCCACTTCTTGATAGGGTCCGCTTTAACTGCGCCTCCGGAACCGTCCGTATTGGAAATCAACGAGAATCGTCTGTCCCGATGGCAGCTAGTGCGACAGCTGACTGAGCGATTCTGGAAACTTTGGCAAAATGATTATGTCAATACGCTTCAACAACGGGTGAAGTGGCGAAAAATTGCCAAAGATTCTGTCCGAGTCGGCCAATTAGTATTGCTTAAAAACTCATTGCTCCCGCTGTGCAAATGGGAATTAGGGCGCATTCTAAAATGTCATGCGGGCCCTGACAACCTCACGCGTGTTGTCACAGTAAAAACCATTTCCGGCGAGTACAAACGACCGCTAGCGAAAATATGTCTCCTACCGATCGACATGGAATCGACAAATTAGAACGCGCTAGTTCTTAATGTAAATACTGATCGCCTCCAACAAATGATCATTCGCCTATCTGTAAAATAGCTATCTCTTTTTCGCTGTGATGCCCAATTACCGTCATCCTTTTGAAACGATCATTTCGAGGCGGGCGGTATGTTAACGATTGAATCTCGCACAGCGTGCGTCATTTCGTCTTTATAAGTTTTCTCATCTTTGTATTAATTCGTTACCTTACACATTGTAATAAATTCCTAGTAACGGGCGGAATATGATCATGTTTAACTTTCGAGCATTCGCTTAGAGAAAGCAGCGGAAAAACATGCCTTGGTAAACAATCTCGAGTGAGTCGCTggtattgtttttatttttctttctaacaACGAAGGCCACGAGAAGAGCGTTGAAAAGccgaaaatttcaaaacaatcAGAGATAGCGTTCCCCTCTTTGGCGCTTGAATTTAGGTCTGCACGAATCATAAGAGACTATACGGCCCTCTCTCCGCTGTGAAAAAGGCGTTCGCACGCAGATCCACAGGACAATCGCTCACTTGGTCACTTTTACGAATTCAGAAGTTTTCTTTAATTCCGAGTGAAAAGACGCTTCAAGTCGCCGAGTtctattagttattttttcactttcttCTCAAGCGTACGAAAGCTCAGTTTCGGGCCTCGATATCAGCTGTTTCTCGATTCTTTCGTCTTATTGCGAGATTTAGACTCTTGTCGCGTGAACTTATTCGACGGGCTTAACCGCCAGCGAACTTTTTGTTAATTCTGTACACGCCCTTCGACTTAACGTGCTGTgaatcaaaattttacaaatatattttttatccggTTACGGGCCACTGTCTAGGAGAGTCCGCGACGAGAGTAGATGTATAGGATGAAAAAACACAAAACTGGTCCGAATAACAATTCAATCAAAAGtctttaatgaaatttcaacAACGTTGATAATACACGACTATGTGCGACGATAGCAAACGTTTCGTCGATGCCGAACGATAACGCGGGAATCGTTGTGTACTGATCGCTAGCCGAATAATATCTGACTGCCTGCGCTCTGTGAGAATCGAGCACAAAAACACGCCGGAATCTCCGCATTCTTATAATATCACGCGTACGAGATCGGGTGATCACGCGTATAGTCGTGGTCAATACCGAAATCATAACGTGATTCTTGAACGGATGTCAAACAAACAATTTATGGCCAAACACAATTAATCTACATGCcgaaaaatacaatttgaatTCTGAACAAATTCGTTTAATTAgttgttgaaaataaagtgCATTATTCTGCGAATATTAACGCTCTACGAACATTTATCTCGGCCATTTGATTTGATCCGTTTCCGCCGCATCCGCGGGTCCTCACTTCTCGCTCACTTATTTCTATCtggctttctctctcgctcggtCGCCGCTTCGTGCGACAGCCAGcgttctttctccttctcgccCCTTTCGTTGCTCGCTCCGTACTTTCCTTTCCGCCAAACTGACCCTTCGCTCTCTTTGAGCGCACTCGGCAATTCTCTGCTCCGATCGGAGTCTTATCCCGATCGCGAACATCGaggataaatttaaaaacttattagCGACATGTAAATACTATTCTCTTTGTTTAGACGAGAGCACTGATAATTCAGATATAAGTCAGCTA
This window of the Linepithema humile isolate Giens D197 chromosome 1, Lhum_UNIL_v1.0, whole genome shotgun sequence genome carries:
- the LOC105672737 gene encoding uncharacterized protein, with product MCFTRRLRHQAMHHVTLDEAPSALSANECRTARDFWLQRVQEELFPIERKALQNQKAVSSKSRLLSFNPFLGKDKLICVGGRLSNALIALPRKHPIILASHPLVTLLAHYAHLRSLHAGTQLTLATVRWEFWIIRARSVVKAVINQCIVCTREKAATPTQLMGNLPTVRVAPPARAFLHCGVDYAGPVSIRAMSGRGVKSRKAYIAVFVCMATRAIHLEVVEGYATSAFL
- the LOC105672736 gene encoding uncharacterized protein, translated to MSELLAKQHALFHSISRSLDNFRKVGKNNYTPAKIRSRVSALKETWAQCIETHSSLMQAVPEAKRESVDYFRSQLFDMHEDVYQETLDYMAERLEEIEPPMTSNSANHRNSGSPSAFSLSHLPPISIPPFSDLDRFIASRARALEELAPPSATKLARSQKATSATASATSAISCPLCKSAHFINKCPQFIKKSPTQRAEIIKSSNRCINCLSTKHAVKSCPRVYACRTCQRKHHSMLHLNADSPSIEAASPLDSDAQAKTADTAAGTALNMTTITFSRPHVLLATAKVQARTVSGRAIVVRALIDQGSEITFMTKRLARLLKVRRVRAPVAISGVGGIDAGTCCYAANIILSPCDNSKPVLEICASILKSLTSYAPSPAVSPVNWDHLADLSLADPDLLSADPIDLLLGADLYSNLILEGVQKGKSGQPVAQKTVFGWIISGSTATRKASRNVTVLYCANNPSLDQLLQNFWEIEELPRQTLFSPEEQQCEEHFASTHSRDSNGWYIVRLPFKRGPPIEIGSSHGTAKRLLQGLQRRFNGHPQLKTEYSDFLSEYKQMGHMRTISSPGPDSAQCVYIPHHPVIRESSVTTHLRVVFNASSRTSDGSSLNDHLLAGPKLQTDLAAVILRWKQFCYVYAADIAKMYRQIRVDPRDVDYQRILWFRDDDQSVQAYQLLTVTYGTASALFLALCVLRQLAQDEGDAFFLAVSVLQDHIYVDVLFGADDSLNDA
- the LOC137001915 gene encoding uncharacterized protein, with the protein product MYSDNGTTFVGADRELSMAFRAALREPEFLNITATDNVTWRFIPPSAPHFGGLWEVGVRSVKHHLRRIVGSYTLTFEEFATVLCNIEACLNSRPLAPLTDTVDDYEPLTPGHFLIGSALTAPPEPSVLEINENRLSRWQLVRQLTERFWKLWQNDYVNTLQQRVKWRKIAKDSVRVGQLVLLKNSLLPLCKWELGRILKCHAGPDNLTRVVTVKTISGEYKRPLAKICLLPIDMESTN